The Chitinispirillales bacterium genome has a segment encoding these proteins:
- the rimI gene encoding ribosomal protein S18-alanine N-acetyltransferase, protein MKIFQKEIPDEIIEQICKIQNELLFEKSDFDLIKSLALSGVLFFTELDNNRKIISFCLVKPSFDEWEIYDVATISKHQNHGFAKKLIAEFLSFAEKNKVKKIFLEVRGNNEKAINLYSKFGFEKYAIRKNYYANNGDNAICMMKNMVNCN, encoded by the coding sequence ATGAAAATTTTCCAAAAAGAAATACCGGATGAAATAATAGAGCAAATTTGTAAAATTCAAAACGAATTATTGTTTGAAAAATCAGATTTTGATTTGATAAAATCGCTTGCCCTAAGCGGCGTTTTGTTTTTTACGGAGTTGGATAATAACCGAAAAATAATAAGTTTTTGTTTGGTAAAACCGTCTTTTGACGAATGGGAGATTTATGATGTGGCGACAATTTCAAAACATCAAAACCACGGTTTCGCAAAAAAACTAATAGCCGAATTTTTGAGTTTTGCCGAAAAAAACAAAGTGAAAAAAATATTTTTAGAAGTTCGCGGAAACAATGAAAAAGCGATAAATCTGTATTCAAAATTCGGTTTTGAAAAATATGCAATTCGAAAAAATTATTACGCAAATAACGGCGATAATGCAATTTGTATGATGAAAAATATGGTTAATTGCAATTAG